The genome window TGGGCGGCGCGGGGCTGGCCGTCACCGGTGCCATCGACCTTTCGACCCTGCTCTCGCAGTTGATCCCATGGGCGATCGGCGACTACGCCGGCCTGCTGGCGCTCGGCCCGCTGGCGGTCGTCGCGGTGCTGCGTCTGGCCGAGTCGCTGCGGATCGCGCCGCAGCCCGGCATCCCCCGCATCTCGGGGATGATCGCGCCGGCCGGGAGCGTCTCGGGCTATCTGGCCAAGCTCGCACTGCTGCTCGGCATCACCCTGGCGGTGATGTGGCTGGCGGCCGCGTTGCCGCGGCAGCCGGCGGTGGTCTTCGCGCTGTTCGTGGTGGTGGTGATCCAGTTGTGGATCGTGCATACCCACGGGATGTTGCAGGCGTTGTCGGCGATCGCTGCCTTCAGCCTGCTGATCGCGGTGGCCACGCCCCTGCTGCGGCTCGAGGCACAGGCGCTGGCGCTGCAGTTCGCCATGATCAGCCTGGCGGCGAACAGTTATTTCGGACTGGCCGTCCCTGGGCTCTACGCCGACAACACACGGCTGCGCCAAGCGCTGGTGCGCGATCCCGTCACCGGCGCGCTGTCGCGGACCGGGTTCCTGGAGCAGGTACTCAACCATCTGCAATCGGCCGCGCAGGACCCGAGTCCGCTGGCGGTGGTCGTTGCCGACATGGACAACCTCAAGGCGATCAACGACCAGTTCGGACACGCCGCCGGCGATGCGGCCTTGCGCGCCTTCGTCAAGCGCTGCCGGAGCCGCCTGCGGCCGGGCCAGTTGCTGGGGCGCCGGGGCGGCGACGAGTTCGCGCTGTACCTGCCGTTGACCACGCCGGAGAGGGCGCATGCGCTGATCGACGCGCTGCGGGTGGCGCTTGCCAGGCCCGGCGAGGACGACGGCTTCGCGACCGCGCTGTCGGCCAGCTTCGGCCTGGCCGTGTGCAACCGACGCGATCTGGACGTGGAGGATCTGGAGGAACTGCTCGAACGCGCCGA of Xanthomonas sacchari contains these proteins:
- a CDS encoding GGDEF domain-containing protein, translating into MTGGDVATPSLPPAAPRRSGALLLLSAVLVALWLAVFELARVLDYQPHASLWFPPVAVTLATFMVLGRRGAPAIAVACVLATLLSFYRTTSSPAIPGRAVMAYALLFTAQQFCIWGGLAWLLRRVGQSGAATSLPRVVTYFILGGGVAALLSSCLGGAGLAVTGAIDLSTLLSQLIPWAIGDYAGLLALGPLAVVAVLRLAESLRIAPQPGIPRISGMIAPAGSVSGYLAKLALLLGITLAVMWLAAALPRQPAVVFALFVVVVIQLWIVHTHGMLQALSAIAAFSLLIAVATPLLRLEAQALALQFAMISLAANSYFGLAVPGLYADNTRLRQALVRDPVTGALSRTGFLEQVLNHLQSAAQDPSPLAVVVADMDNLKAINDQFGHAAGDAALRAFVKRCRSRLRPGQLLGRRGGDEFALYLPLTTPERAHALIDALRVALARPGEDDGFATALSASFGLAVCNRRDLDVEDLEELLERADAEMYADKRQHRTSAAR